The Cydia amplana chromosome 19, ilCydAmpl1.1, whole genome shotgun sequence genome includes a window with the following:
- the LOC134657228 gene encoding dolichyl pyrophosphate Man9GlcNAc2 alpha-1,3-glucosyltransferase — MGRVRADPDRFTVTKDALLPGVFFALLVRWCVASYPYSGYKKPPMYGDYEAQRHWQEITVHTPAATWYFNTTQNDLQYWGLDYPPLTAYHSLLMGKVADWIDPESVRLFASRGYENESHKTFMRWTVFLSDVYFYVSAVLVICIDAERVKPKEIVNVFKRTDLSTILFLLYPGLILIDHGHFQYNCVSLGLFLWATFYIIAIENDVLATIFFVLALNYKQMELYHALPFFFYLLRKIFIELPHRSRTVHLVHRFNKLAISVIATFIIIWYPFFGSWENIFQLIRRLFPLSRGVFEDKVSNVWCVVNVFIKLKSYYSNEEMAKTCLITTAAAALPSCVDLFFRLNRKKFVLCLINVSLAFFLFSFQVHEKTILLAAIPVAIHFPEDPFMCFWFLLVSTFSMLPLLLKDGLLLPFIATNIIYVSFYSITLKLAMPNAGFFTFFNAKKVYKAVQPGKMENSVLLKLLSINFLFSVLGMIVLTAASVYVAPPPQFPDLFPLLISVYSCSHFLLFFFYFYYTQFHLPTCLPTTVKVKK; from the coding sequence ATGGGTAGAGTAAGAGCGGATCCCGATAGGTTTACCGTGACGAAAGATGCTCTGTTGCCGGGCGTGTTTTTCGCTCTACTTGTTCGGTGGTGTGTGGCTTCCTACCCTTACTCTGGATACAAGAAGCCGCCGATGTACGGCGATTATGAAGCTCAGAGACACTGGCAGGAGATCACCGTGCACACGCCGGCAGCGACGTGGTACTTTAACACGACGCAGAATGACCTTCAGTACTGGGGGTTGGATTACCCGCCGCTGACTGCCTACCACAGCCTGTTAATGGGGAAGGTTGCAGACTGGATCGACCCGGAGTCTGTGCGGTTGTTCGCGTCGAGAGGTTATGAGAACGAATCGCACAAAACGTTCATGAGATGGACTGTGTTCTTGAGTGATGTTTACTTCTACGTGTCTGCTGTGCTAGTGATATGTATAGACGCTGAACGTGTGAAGCCTAAAGAGATCGTTAACGTGTTCAAGCGGACTGACCTATCTACAATCTTATTCTTATTGTATCCGGGTTTGATTCTCATAGACCATGGCCATTTCCAATACAACTGTGTATCTTTAGGTTTATTTTTGTGGGCCACATTTTATATAATAGCCATAGAGAATGATGTTCTAGCAACTATATTCTTTGTCCTAGCTTTGAACTATAAGCAAATGGAATTGTATCATGCGTTGCCGTTCTTCTTTTATTTGTTACGTAAGATATTTATAGAGCTGCCACACAGGAGTAGAACAGTTCATCTTGTGCACCGTTTCAACAAGCTGGCTATCTCGGTGATTGCGACTTTTATTATCATCTGGTATCCGTTTTTTGGGTCATGGGAGAATATTTTCCAACTAATTCGTAGACTGTTCCCTCTTAGCCGAGGAGTTTTTGAAGACAAAGTATCAAATGTATGGTGTGTTgtcaatgtttttattaaactaAAGTCTTACTATTCGAATGAAGAAATGGCAAAGACTTGCCTTATAACTACGGCGGCAGCAGCGCTTCCGTCTTGTGTAGATTTATTCTTCCGATTGAACAGAAAGAAGTTTGTTCTTTGCCTTATCAATGTGTCATTAGCCTTCTTTCTATTTTCATTTCAAGTTCATGAGAAAACCATATTACTAGCAGCAATTCCTGTTGCCATTCATTTTCCTGAAGACCCGTTCATGTGTTTCTGGTTCCTACTCGTGTCTACATTCAGCATGCTTCCTCTTCTTCTAAAAGATGGTTTGCTGCTGCCATTCATCGCTACAAACATAATTTATGTTAGCTTCTATAGTATAACTTTAAAGCTGGCAATGCCTAATGCTGGTTTTTTTACTTTCTTTAATGCTAAAAAGGTTTATAAAGCAGTTCAACCTGGAAAAATGGAAAACTCGGTCCTGCTTAAACTTCTAAGCATCAATTTCTTGTTTTCCGTTCTAGGAATGATAGTTTTAACCGCTGCCTCGGTTTATGTGGCTCCGCCGCCTCAGTTTCCAGATTTATTCCCGTTGCTTATATCAGTTTACTCCTGTTCTCATTTTCTGTTATTCTTTTTCTACTTCTATTACACGCAGTTCCATTTGCCAACATGTTTGCCAACAACTGTTAAAGTTAAGAAGTAA
- the LOC134657227 gene encoding protein adenylyltransferase SelO-like, which yields MKMEGELTVLKKNLTEWRFNQYPKYILLPIDENNDQICSNIKNVVFSEVTPCPLERNIQLVCVSEDALISILDMDPDIANREEFAQFIAGRKLPYGALPVAHRYGGHQYGMWVGQLGDGRAHILGEYINRLGERWQLQLKGSGLTPYSRMHDGRAVLRSALREMIACEACHFLGIPTVRAAGLVVSDEAVIRDVYFTGNPNRERASILLRLAECWFRFGSLEILARNGELAVLRQLADFIIKEHFPDIQLSDENRFIRLFSEVAHRTLDLVAKWQGFGFTHGLLNTDNMSILGITLDYGPFGFVDSYDGGYVANCSDGEGRYSLAKQPDVVVWNVGQLANALKPLLTSSQQVHMAHILKTLDTYCKNKILETFLLKIGLKEEKWGDEQLIEKLLDMMQKTGADFTATFRQLTELEPNEMVNETKLNEKWSLKRLSSHASWGCWLDQYRERLDKEAVDASSVGVFEDERRRRMLTVNPAYVPRNWLLQEAVNDAEKNDFRKAHFLLDVMRRPYDVQPEAEARGFASQPPQWAYALKISCST from the exons ATGAAGATGGAAGGAGAATTAACAGTGTTAAAGAAAAATTTAACTGAATGGAGATTCAACCAATATCCAAAATACATATTATTGCCGATTGACGAAAACAATGAtcaaatttgttctaatataaAGAATGTTGTGTTTTCTGAG GTTACGCCGTGTCCGCTGGAGCGCAACATCCAACTAGTGTGCGTCTCAGAGGATGCGCTAATCAGTATTCTGGATATGGATCCGGATATCGCTAATCGGGAGGAGTTTGCTCAATTTATTGCCGGTCGGAAGCTGCCGTACGGCGCCTTGCCCGTAGCTCATCG ATATGGAGGCCACCAGTATGGAATGTGGGTTGGTCAGTTAGGGGATGGAAGAGCGCATATTCTTGGAGAATACATAAATAG ACTCGGTGAACGTTGGCAGCTACAGCTAAAAGGATCCGGACTAACACCATATTCGCGAATGCATGATGGTCGAGCGGTGCTCAGGTCCGCTTTAAGGGAGATGATTGCTTGTGAGGCTTGCCATTTCTTAGGCATACCTACAGTGAGAGCGGCGGGGCTTGTCG TAAGCGACGAAGCAGTGATACGAGATGTGTATTTCACCGGCAATCCGAATCGCGAGCGAGCGTCCATTCTGCTCCGGCTTGCCGAGTGCTGGTTCCGCTTTGGCTCGCTGGAAATCCTGGCTAGGAATGGGGAACTCGCGGTACTGAGACAGCTCGCTGACTTTATTataaag GAGCATTTTCCAGATATTCAACTCTCGGACGAGAATCGTTTCATAAGGCTGTTCTCCGAAGTTGCTCATCGGACGTTGGATCTCGTGGCAAAATGGCAAG GCTTCGGATTCACCCACGGCCTCCTAAACACGGATAACATGAGTATCCTGGGCATTACGTTGGACTACGGTCCATTCGGCTTCGTTGACTCATACGACGGGGGCTATGTGGCCAACTGCTCCGATGGCGAGGGAAGATATTCACTGGCTAAACAACCTGAC GTAGTTGTGTGGAACGTTGGACAGTTGGCAAATGCACTGAAGCCACTGTTAACCTCTTCTCAGCAAGTTCACATGGCGCATATATTGAAGACATTGGATACATactgcaaaaataaaatact ggaAACTTTCCttttgaaaattggtttgaaagaaGAAAAATGGGGAGATGAGCAACTGATCGAAAAATTACTTGATATGATGCAGAAAACTGGAGCCGATTTCACGGCTACATTCAGGCAACTTACGGAG ttGGAACCTAACGAAATGGTTAACGAAACTAAACTGAATGAGAAATGGTCACTGAAGCGCTTGTCCTCGCATGCTTCGTGGGGCTGCTGGTTGGACCAATACCGTGAAAGACTGGATAAGGAAGCAG TTGACGCGAGTTCAGTGGGAGTGTTCGAAGACGAGCGTCGCAGGCGTATGCTGACCGTGAACCCGGCGTATGTTCCACGGAACTGGCTGCTGCAGGAAGCAGTAAACGATGCTGAGAAGAACGACTTCCGAAAG GCGCATTTTCTATTGGATGTTATGCGTCGTCCTTATGATGTACAGCCAGAGGCCGAGGCTCGAGGGTTTGCATCTCAACCGCCACAGTGGGCATACGCCCTAAAAATAAGCTGTTCTACTTAA